In Prosthecodimorpha staleyi, the DNA window GGCACGAGTTGCGGCGCCAGCCTCGTCGACGGTGCCGTGGAGATCCTGCGCAGCCTCGGCTATGCGGTGGCGCGCAACAAGCCCTATGCCGGCGGGTTCATCACCGAGCATTACGGCCGGCCGGGCAAGGGGCTGCATGCCCTGCAGGTCGAAATCAACCGCGGTCTCTACATGAACGAGGAGACCTACGAGCGCACCGACCAGTTCGACCGGCTGGCCCGTGATCTCGGCCTGTTCGTGGCCGAGTTGACCACGCTCGGCGGCAACGGGCTGCGCGCGGAGCCTCTCGCGGCGGAGTGACCGCCCGCCCCCGCGGGCTTTGCCCCTCGGGTCTTGCGTCCGATCCCCGGTCCATGTCCAATCCCCGGTCTCGGCAACACGCACAAGAAAAAGGCCGCTGACAACTGCCAGCGGCCCAAGTCTAGGGAGGAAACGCCCAAGGAGGGCGGCGATAGGGCGGGAGGCGCCCGTATCGCAATGCACCCAAGATGGCTGTGCGGCGCACAAAGGTCAAGCCAATTGTCCAACCGGGACGGCATGTCGCACCTGATCGGGTGAGCGCCGGCCGGACAGGGTGACCCTCCCGGCAGGTAGAGCCTGGTGGCCCGATGGCAGGCATGGCCTGCTGGCAAGCGCGGGCGGATGCGCTATCAGGAGGGGAAGCCTCGCAACGCCGGATCCGTCATGCCCGATCTCATCGCCTTTCTCGACCAGCTCGCCGACGCCGCCGGCAAGGCCATCCTGCCGCATTTCCGCACGCCGATGGCGGTCGAGGACAAGACCGAGGCCGGCACCGGACGCCGCTTCGATCCGGTCACGATCGCCGATCGCGCCGCGGAGACCGCCATGCGCAGTCTGATCGGGCTGCACCATCCCGCGCACGGCATCCTCGGCGAAGAATTCGGCTCGGAACGCACCGATGCCGAGCATGTCTGGGTGCTCGACCCGATCGACGGCACCCGCGCCTTCATCTCCGGTGTGCCGGTTTGGGGCACCCTGATCGGGCTGAAGACCAACGGCGTACCGAGCCTCGGCATGATGGCGCAGCCCTTCACCGGCGAGCGCTATGCCGGCGACACCCGGCAGGCCTGGTATCGCGGACCCGACGGCGAGAAGACGCTGAAGAGCCGCGCCTGCGCGGACCTCGCCGACGCGGTCCTGTTCACCACCACGCCGGCGCTATTCGAGGGGCCCGATCAGGACGCCTACCGGCGC includes these proteins:
- the hisN gene encoding histidinol-phosphatase; amino-acid sequence: MPDLIAFLDQLADAAGKAILPHFRTPMAVEDKTEAGTGRRFDPVTIADRAAETAMRSLIGLHHPAHGILGEEFGSERTDAEHVWVLDPIDGTRAFISGVPVWGTLIGLKTNGVPSLGMMAQPFTGERYAGDTRQAWYRGPDGEKTLKSRACADLADAVLFTTTPALFEGPDQDAYRRVEARVRLARYGCDCYAYCMVAAGHVDLVVEAGLQAYDIVALIPVIEGAGGVVTNWTGGSAADGGKVVASGDPRLHEKTLRLLASA